A section of the Leptospira kobayashii genome encodes:
- a CDS encoding thioredoxin domain-containing protein yields the protein MDTKKLSIIGVIVSAIGVILSFLLAIEYFGQGTENVGNSFCNVTGGGDSCLQVAQSSYSAIRGIPFIGDIPIALLGFGFYGTLVFLFGLNLSPKYSDTIKQRSLTILFLAALALLVDIILFGISVGLIGTVCRLCGFTYLVTIALGVISFLLIKQSGADFKELEPSVKNSIGTLFTSFLVAFSLGFATSKLSTAPSAGAMGSSRGLDSSDISKKISDYEAGEKLNIDLSGSPSIGKKDAPITIVKYADFNCGHCLHTSHILRTVLGEYDGMVRVVYRNFPLDGSCNRFVGEPRPGASSCVAAIASICADKQGKFDAMYTGLYDNTEKGVGHTTSTILNLANTLSLNVNQLKTCMSSKEAADQLNKEIEEAGRLKIQATPSLYINDKRIDSGTPDPKFLKALLDRLIQKI from the coding sequence ATGGATACTAAAAAATTAAGTATTATCGGTGTGATCGTATCTGCAATTGGTGTGATACTTTCCTTTCTCTTGGCAATCGAATATTTCGGCCAAGGTACTGAAAATGTGGGAAATTCCTTCTGTAATGTAACCGGCGGCGGTGACTCTTGTCTGCAAGTAGCGCAAAGTAGTTATTCCGCAATCAGAGGTATTCCTTTTATCGGTGATATTCCGATCGCATTACTTGGATTTGGTTTTTATGGAACTTTGGTTTTTCTATTCGGTTTGAATCTTTCTCCCAAATATAGCGATACTATCAAACAAAGAAGTTTGACTATACTTTTCCTCGCGGCTTTGGCTTTGCTCGTCGATATTATTTTATTCGGAATCTCAGTGGGACTTATCGGAACTGTTTGCAGGCTTTGCGGATTTACTTATCTAGTTACGATCGCACTTGGCGTGATCAGTTTTTTACTGATCAAACAATCCGGTGCCGATTTCAAAGAATTGGAACCTTCCGTTAAAAATTCGATTGGAACGCTTTTCACATCCTTCCTTGTAGCATTCTCACTCGGATTTGCAACTTCCAAACTTTCCACTGCACCTTCCGCAGGAGCAATGGGTTCCAGCAGAGGACTGGATAGCTCGGATATTTCCAAAAAGATTTCCGATTATGAAGCGGGAGAAAAACTAAATATCGATTTATCCGGTTCTCCTAGTATTGGGAAAAAAGACGCCCCAATAACAATTGTTAAATATGCTGATTTCAATTGCGGCCATTGTCTTCATACATCTCATATTTTACGGACGGTTCTTGGTGAATACGACGGAATGGTGAGAGTCGTGTATCGCAATTTCCCTTTGGACGGATCCTGCAATCGTTTTGTAGGCGAACCTAGGCCGGGAGCGAGTTCTTGTGTGGCCGCAATTGCATCCATCTGTGCCGACAAACAAGGTAAATTCGATGCGATGTATACAGGTTTATATGATAATACTGAGAAAGGTGTGGGTCATACTACTTCCACAATTCTTAATTTGGCAAATACCCTTTCTTTGAATGTCAACCAATTGAAAACTTGTATGAGTTCCAAGGAAGCTGCGGATCAACTCAATAAGGAAATTGAAGAAGCGGGAAGATTGAAAATCCAAGCCACTCCTTCCTTATACATTAACGATAAACGAATCGATAGCGGAACGCCCGATCCGAAATTTTTGAAAGCACTCTTGGATCGTTTGATCCAAAAGATATAA
- the hisA gene encoding 1-(5-phosphoribosyl)-5-[(5-phosphoribosylamino)methylideneamino]imidazole-4-carboxamide isomerase — protein sequence MFIIPAIDLLDNEAVRLTQGDYSQKTVYSSHPEEMAISFEKDGGKLLHIVDLNAAKTGQSKNEVAIRNIRSSCNMKLELGGGIRSLESMLFFDDLGIDRFILGTIAVEKPEVVREGISRFGVDRIVVGVDAKDGYVRTKGWETNSGITSVKFLEQMYEVGVRHIIFTDISKDGMMLGPNFGIYKEFLDQFSDLKLIASGGVSSLSDLKELSRITEGKLYGAITGKAVYEGKINLKETFLEFSKV from the coding sequence ATGTTTATCATTCCTGCAATCGATCTTCTGGACAATGAGGCAGTCCGCCTTACGCAAGGAGACTATTCTCAAAAAACGGTTTATTCTTCCCATCCCGAAGAGATGGCAATCTCGTTTGAAAAAGACGGGGGAAAACTACTTCATATCGTTGATTTGAACGCAGCAAAAACGGGTCAGTCTAAAAACGAAGTCGCCATTCGTAATATTCGTTCCTCTTGCAATATGAAACTAGAGTTAGGTGGTGGAATCCGATCTCTCGAGTCGATGCTTTTTTTCGACGATTTGGGAATAGATCGTTTTATTTTAGGAACGATCGCTGTGGAAAAACCGGAAGTGGTTCGGGAAGGAATTTCCCGTTTCGGTGTGGATCGGATTGTTGTGGGTGTGGATGCGAAAGACGGATATGTTCGCACCAAGGGTTGGGAAACCAATTCAGGTATCACTTCCGTAAAATTTTTGGAACAAATGTACGAGGTCGGTGTTCGTCATATCATTTTCACTGATATTTCCAAAGACGGGATGATGCTCGGTCCCAATTTCGGAATCTATAAGGAATTTTTGGATCAGTTTTCCGATTTGAAACTGATCGCTTCCGGAGGAGTTTCTTCTCTTTCCGATTTAAAGGAATTATCCCGCATTACAGAAGGTAAACTCTACGGAGCAATCACCGGCAAAGCTGTGTATGAGGGAAAAATAAATCTAAAAGAAACTTTTCTCGAATTTTCAAAAGTCTAA
- the hisH gene encoding imidazole glycerol phosphate synthase subunit HisH, which translates to MIAVLDFGMGNIHSLLKAVSLYTDKFEFTSDLDKIRKADKIILPGDGHFDKAMENLNASGFSEVLKEHVAANKPLLGICIGYQVLFEDSDETSKKGQLIGGLGFIRGKIRKFEGKPSLTKVPHMGWNKLFEIKAKSTKLLKGIQNESFMYFIHSYRPVGVDRTDATANCRYYGESFPAVVEKGSVFGTQFHPEKSDKLGLQIIKNFIEL; encoded by the coding sequence GTGATTGCAGTTCTCGATTTTGGAATGGGCAATATCCATTCCTTGTTGAAAGCGGTTTCCCTTTATACCGACAAGTTTGAATTTACATCGGATTTGGATAAGATTCGGAAAGCCGATAAAATCATTCTCCCCGGAGACGGTCACTTTGACAAAGCGATGGAAAACCTGAATGCTTCCGGTTTCTCGGAAGTTTTAAAGGAACACGTGGCTGCAAATAAACCTTTGCTGGGGATTTGTATCGGCTATCAGGTATTATTCGAGGACTCGGATGAAACTTCTAAAAAAGGTCAACTGATCGGCGGGCTTGGTTTTATCAGAGGCAAGATCCGTAAATTCGAAGGCAAACCTTCTCTTACAAAAGTTCCCCATATGGGTTGGAACAAATTATTCGAGATCAAAGCAAAGTCCACAAAACTTCTCAAAGGAATTCAAAACGAATCCTTTATGTATTTCATACATTCTTACCGGCCTGTCGGTGTGGATCGAACGGATGCAACGGCAAACTGCCGTTATTATGGAGAATCTTTTCCTGCGGTCGTGGAAAAAGGTTCCGTATTCGGAACCCAGTTTCACCCTGAAAAATCGGACAAACTCGGCCTCCAAATCATCAAAAATTTTATAGAGTTATAA
- the hisB gene encoding imidazoleglycerol-phosphate dehydratase HisB, which produces MIESRKTSETDIKLDLNVRGTGNYRFDTEIPFFDHMLSHISKHGLIDMDLHLRGDIGIDCHHSVEDTAILMGQMIHKQLGDKKGIFRYGHFTIPMDEVLTTVAVDLGGRFFFKYTGPPIDGKFGIYDAELSLEFMQKLALNAKMNLHIVVHYGENRHHIHESIFKGLGKALRQAIAIDPGASGQIPSTKGMLE; this is translated from the coding sequence ATGATCGAATCCCGTAAAACTTCGGAAACGGATATCAAATTGGATCTCAATGTTCGTGGAACGGGGAACTACCGATTTGATACGGAAATTCCGTTTTTCGACCACATGCTTTCCCATATTTCAAAACATGGACTGATTGATATGGATCTTCACCTCAGAGGGGACATAGGGATCGATTGCCACCATTCCGTAGAAGATACGGCCATCCTTATGGGTCAGATGATCCACAAGCAACTGGGCGACAAAAAAGGGATTTTCCGTTACGGGCATTTCACCATCCCTATGGATGAGGTGCTGACTACGGTCGCCGTGGATTTGGGAGGAAGATTCTTCTTTAAATACACAGGTCCTCCGATTGACGGAAAATTCGGAATCTATGATGCGGAACTCTCTCTGGAGTTCATGCAAAAACTCGCCCTCAATGCCAAGATGAATCTTCATATCGTAGTTCATTACGGTGAAAACAGACACCACATTCACGAATCTATTTTCAAAGGTTTGGGTAAGGCACTCAGGCAAGCGATTGCAATTGATCCCGGTGCCTCGGGCCAAATTCCTTCCACCAAAGGAATGTTAGAGTGA
- a CDS encoding toxin-antitoxin system, antitoxin component: MREQYDFSKGKRGVYSRDIKDLHFPVYLDPQLEEYYKKIALKKNKDLSSIINSILQKEMELHDSLL, from the coding sequence ATGAGAGAACAATACGATTTTTCAAAAGGCAAACGGGGAGTTTATTCACGAGATATTAAGGACCTTCATTTTCCCGTATATCTTGATCCGCAGTTGGAAGAGTATTATAAAAAAATTGCTTTGAAAAAGAACAAAGATCTCAGCTCAATTATCAACTCCATTTTACAAAAAGAAATGGAACTTCACGATTCCCTTCTTTGA
- a CDS encoding sensor histidine kinase, protein MNSTHIRIFLILITCLGVSCKKVSSGFPVSDGKIDLSDWDPSRQPIVPLRGEWKLYPYLWLDGETLPSEESISIDSGKQNWNSSISKWVDKEGSAWGTYVLRLKLPPNINTENLLLRSGIYGVAAKFFIGQKPVGELGKITNHASGEEIINTADRLFALPAGLDPSREVSLYIQVSNFRHARGGMWYPPVLGKKEVLESQNNLALVRESFVVGGLILLALYQLSYYCFRRKNPSSVLFILFCFFMATRLTVTGRNIFAVVFGMEDYEISMRLNYFSFFAGSLTGLYYIRSLNPGAIPVRIIHWIGFIYVLPILISIFGSTYYLSLTLYPMISVTFLPILVCLYVIYQIWKSKLEGREALVIGLLFFFGSVIHDIMLLFTGSLGGEIMSFGLLVFVLSQSLYLSRRHTSAMNLAETNLRAAQYQLVQSEKMSSLGAIVAGVAHEINSPLTVVKVSANNLQSSLETMMNSLSEISKSLDGKNLSLFLKLIEQARMPAKHLSYKEERSIRKEIIGFLEEKGSKEPASLAANLLEMGIDHLPVEYSEYLNDSSYEPVWKWAYEFFGLIRKTEGILSASGRVEKIVLSLKLFTHFDPKAERKLTNITEGIETVLTVFSHSFKMGIEIVKDYSVVPEILCYPDELIQVWTNLIHNSIQAMEETGVIKISIQKEYFESENYISVSIEDTGRGIPIALQEKIFEPFFTTKSAGEGTGLGLHITKQVIDKHKGKILLESVQGRTLFRILLPELTLGSSIPFSE, encoded by the coding sequence ATGAATTCGACCCATATAAGAATTTTTTTGATTTTGATCACCTGCTTGGGTGTTAGTTGCAAAAAGGTGAGTTCGGGATTTCCTGTTTCGGACGGTAAGATAGATTTGTCCGACTGGGACCCGAGTAGGCAACCGATCGTTCCTCTTCGGGGAGAGTGGAAGCTTTACCCCTATCTCTGGTTAGATGGAGAGACTCTTCCTTCGGAAGAATCGATTTCTATCGATAGCGGTAAGCAGAATTGGAATTCAAGTATTTCGAAATGGGTCGATAAAGAAGGAAGCGCTTGGGGAACATACGTTCTCCGTTTGAAACTTCCTCCGAATATAAATACGGAAAATCTTTTGCTTCGTTCCGGTATTTATGGTGTGGCTGCGAAGTTTTTTATAGGTCAAAAACCGGTCGGAGAATTGGGAAAAATAACCAATCATGCGTCAGGTGAAGAAATAATCAATACCGCAGACAGATTGTTCGCTCTCCCTGCCGGTTTGGATCCAAGTCGCGAAGTTTCACTCTATATTCAAGTTTCCAATTTTCGTCATGCTCGGGGAGGAATGTGGTATCCTCCCGTGCTAGGTAAAAAAGAGGTTTTGGAATCCCAAAATAATCTGGCATTGGTAAGAGAGTCGTTCGTTGTGGGGGGACTCATCCTACTTGCACTTTATCAGCTGAGTTATTATTGTTTTCGGAGAAAAAATCCCAGCTCCGTTTTGTTCATTCTTTTTTGTTTCTTTATGGCAACCCGCCTAACAGTCACTGGCAGGAATATTTTTGCAGTGGTATTCGGCATGGAAGATTATGAGATCAGTATGCGACTCAATTATTTTTCCTTTTTTGCGGGGTCGCTTACAGGATTATATTATATAAGATCATTAAACCCCGGTGCCATTCCCGTTCGGATCATCCATTGGATCGGGTTTATCTATGTTTTACCGATTCTGATTTCCATTTTCGGTTCTACTTATTATTTGAGTTTGACTCTTTATCCGATGATCTCGGTTACCTTCTTACCGATACTCGTTTGTCTTTATGTGATTTATCAAATTTGGAAATCGAAACTAGAGGGAAGGGAGGCACTCGTGATAGGGCTTCTCTTCTTTTTCGGATCTGTGATCCATGATATTATGTTATTGTTCACTGGTAGCCTCGGCGGAGAAATTATGAGTTTCGGATTACTAGTCTTTGTTCTCTCACAAAGTCTTTATCTTTCCAGAAGGCATACTAGTGCGATGAACCTTGCCGAAACCAATTTGCGGGCAGCTCAGTACCAATTGGTTCAATCCGAAAAAATGTCTTCTTTGGGGGCAATCGTTGCAGGTGTCGCTCATGAAATCAATTCTCCTTTAACAGTGGTTAAGGTTTCTGCAAACAATCTGCAATCTTCTTTGGAAACTATGATGAATTCCCTTTCTGAGATTTCCAAATCTTTGGATGGAAAAAACCTCTCTCTGTTTTTAAAATTAATAGAACAGGCCCGTATGCCCGCGAAACATCTTTCTTATAAGGAAGAAAGATCCATTCGAAAAGAGATCATCGGCTTTTTGGAAGAGAAGGGGAGTAAAGAACCTGCTTCCTTGGCTGCAAACCTATTGGAGATGGGAATCGATCACCTTCCCGTGGAATATTCCGAATACCTGAATGATTCTTCTTATGAACCGGTTTGGAAATGGGCTTACGAATTTTTCGGTCTCATTCGGAAAACGGAAGGGATATTATCCGCTTCCGGGAGAGTGGAAAAGATAGTTCTATCTTTGAAATTATTCACTCATTTTGATCCGAAAGCGGAAAGAAAACTAACAAACATTACAGAAGGGATTGAAACGGTTCTCACTGTGTTCTCCCATTCTTTCAAAATGGGAATTGAAATTGTAAAAGATTATTCGGTAGTTCCGGAAATACTTTGTTATCCCGACGAACTGATTCAAGTCTGGACCAATTTGATTCACAACTCCATCCAAGCTATGGAAGAGACCGGAGTGATTAAGATTTCGATTCAAAAAGAATATTTCGAATCGGAAAATTATATTTCCGTTTCCATCGAAGATACGGGACGAGGGATTCCTATTGCTTTGCAAGAAAAAATTTTTGAACCGTTTTTTACAACCAAATCCGCAGGGGAAGGAACGGGACTTGGTTTGCATATCACCAAACAAGTGATAGATAAGCATAAGGGGAAAATACTTTTGGAATCCGTACAAGGAAGAACGCTGTTTCGGATTTTGTTACCTGAATTGACACTAGGTTCCTCTATTCCTTTCTCCGAATGA
- a CDS encoding response regulator transcription factor has product MSKSILLLEDDLDFAREVIRRFQVSGNEYQVIHFSNFQDFKSNEPPSLDLIYLDLGLPDVDGLSTIPYLRQKYPEAKLSVLSIFQDEEKVFQAIRFGACSYIWKSDLKDIPETTRVILEEGVLLTQNIALRIIRHFQTPASKNEMVSILSVREKQILDRIVDGETAKQISHSLGTSDGTVRNQLKSIYRKLEVNSKSELILKFKR; this is encoded by the coding sequence ATGAGTAAGTCCATATTATTACTGGAAGACGATTTGGACTTTGCTCGAGAGGTCATTCGCCGTTTTCAAGTTTCCGGTAATGAGTATCAGGTGATTCATTTTTCCAATTTTCAAGATTTCAAATCCAACGAACCACCCTCTTTAGATCTGATTTATTTGGACTTAGGACTTCCCGATGTGGACGGACTTTCCACCATCCCTTATCTTAGACAAAAATACCCGGAAGCAAAATTATCAGTACTCTCCATCTTTCAAGATGAGGAAAAAGTTTTTCAAGCCATTCGATTCGGTGCTTGCAGTTACATTTGGAAATCTGATTTAAAAGATATTCCGGAGACCACCCGTGTGATTTTGGAAGAAGGTGTTTTACTCACTCAAAATATAGCGCTTCGTATCATTCGTCATTTTCAAACACCAGCTAGCAAAAATGAGATGGTCAGTATTCTTTCCGTTCGTGAAAAACAAATTTTAGATCGGATTGTAGACGGAGAAACGGCAAAACAAATCAGTCACTCTTTAGGTACTTCCGATGGTACGGTGAGAAACCAATTGAAAAGTATCTATAGAAAACTAGAAGTAAATTCAAAGAGCGAACTCATTCTTAAATTCAAAAGATGA
- a CDS encoding LIC11177 family protein yields the protein MAENKNSMVGEVLKREKLRKDHKKEQIETERKAIEAAVAKMAPSEEKPSIVSAANSRRYLSSYEIAVVKTSKDIRYYFLLEEEYASKFKEIFQTNEAIFKRYAIDGPKYLEYIRESYERYKKVHSLMPLEPMKPKHFKYVVDSIHELIHMLGQRFGS from the coding sequence ATGGCTGAAAATAAGAACAGCATGGTGGGCGAAGTCCTTAAGAGAGAAAAACTCAGAAAGGATCACAAGAAAGAACAAATAGAAACGGAAAGGAAAGCCATCGAAGCCGCAGTTGCGAAAATGGCTCCCTCTGAAGAAAAGCCTAGCATTGTTTCCGCAGCAAATTCCCGCAGGTATCTCAGCTCTTATGAAATTGCTGTGGTTAAAACTTCGAAAGACATTCGATATTATTTTTTATTGGAAGAAGAATACGCTTCCAAATTCAAAGAGATTTTCCAAACCAATGAAGCCATATTCAAAAGATACGCAATCGACGGGCCGAAGTATTTGGAATACATTCGTGAGTCTTATGAGAGGTATAAGAAAGTTCATTCCCTGATGCCTTTGGAGCCTATGAAGCCGAAACATTTCAAATATGTTGTAGATTCCATTCATGAATTGATACATATGCTCGGACAACGTTTTGGAAGCTAA
- a CDS encoding rhomboid family intramembrane serine protease → MREKYREGVTLFGNPLTHPLNLILIFNCLVFLLQHFANQQLIFRFALIPDFVLSGTYWQLFTYGFLHETAGIFPFHLILNMYGFYMLGTYVIPALGKLKFTLLYFGSQLGGGILVLLSAIINTQLGGEIPILDHSSVPTIGASGAVFGLLAVFGLLYPNSELFLLVFRVKAKNAVWVSLLVGYVITLFGNGGISNTCHLGGAITGILIFKLMERKIRSTSLPTLPGMEWEREEEPPARQKPKSILPRAEDLFSDQKKANEIVLYELSKLTSFEQVEDYLHDKQVVNANICPPSTYNSEDPICLRCEWLPNCALRKAKG, encoded by the coding sequence ATGAGAGAAAAATACCGGGAGGGCGTAACGTTATTTGGAAATCCCCTCACTCATCCCCTCAACCTAATCCTGATTTTCAACTGTCTTGTCTTTCTACTTCAGCATTTTGCTAACCAGCAGTTAATCTTTCGTTTTGCTTTGATTCCCGACTTTGTTCTTTCGGGAACTTACTGGCAGTTGTTTACGTACGGATTTCTTCACGAGACTGCGGGTATTTTTCCATTTCATTTGATCTTGAATATGTACGGTTTTTATATGCTCGGAACTTATGTGATTCCGGCACTGGGAAAACTGAAGTTTACTTTGCTTTATTTCGGATCTCAATTGGGCGGAGGAATATTGGTGCTCCTTTCCGCTATCATTAATACTCAGTTAGGTGGAGAGATCCCGATCCTGGATCATTCCTCAGTTCCCACGATAGGCGCCTCCGGCGCAGTATTCGGATTGCTCGCCGTTTTCGGATTACTTTATCCCAATTCGGAGCTTTTCCTTTTGGTATTCAGGGTGAAGGCGAAAAATGCGGTTTGGGTATCCCTCCTTGTGGGTTATGTGATCACCCTTTTCGGAAACGGGGGAATTTCTAACACCTGTCATTTGGGCGGGGCGATTACAGGTATTCTTATTTTCAAACTCATGGAAAGGAAAATCCGGTCCACAAGCCTTCCTACCCTTCCCGGAATGGAGTGGGAGAGAGAAGAAGAACCCCCTGCGAGACAAAAACCGAAATCCATTCTTCCTCGGGCGGAAGATTTATTTTCCGATCAGAAAAAAGCAAATGAAATCGTCCTATATGAATTATCGAAACTTACTTCTTTTGAACAGGTCGAGGATTATCTTCACGATAAACAGGTGGTAAATGCTAATATTTGCCCGCCGTCTACGTATAATTCCGAAGATCCTATCTGCTTGCGCTGTGAATGGCTTCCTAACTGCGCACTGAGGAAAGCGAAAGGGTAA
- a CDS encoding enoyl-CoA hydratase/isomerase family protein: MSKYEFIEVEKDTNSDGQIISVFLNNPGSRNSMTWKMGEEFAEAIRSISKEKKLPRAVIISGKNDVFCAGGDLNLLRSFSEKTFSQNKKGMRKFYSFFLSVRNLPVPVLAAVNGHAIGAGLSIAFACDLRVFANEGKYSFNFVRLGIHPGMGSSFLAPELLGKSLGGRLLFSGETFTGIDAKNWGLAWQSHPKAEVYAKTKELAVYMAEAAPLALQELKQNLYSWKDLDRALKKEAESQARNFISADFKETLASVVEKRPPVFIGK, translated from the coding sequence ATGAGTAAGTATGAGTTTATAGAAGTTGAGAAGGATACAAACTCAGATGGTCAAATCATATCCGTATTTTTAAATAACCCGGGGTCTCGCAATTCCATGACTTGGAAAATGGGAGAGGAATTTGCCGAGGCAATCCGATCCATTTCAAAAGAAAAAAAACTACCTAGGGCAGTGATCATCTCGGGAAAAAACGATGTGTTCTGTGCCGGTGGGGATTTGAATCTGCTCAGATCTTTTTCCGAGAAAACATTTTCTCAAAATAAGAAAGGAATGCGAAAATTCTATAGTTTTTTTCTTTCCGTTCGCAACCTCCCGGTTCCTGTTTTAGCAGCTGTTAATGGGCATGCAATCGGAGCCGGTCTTTCCATCGCATTCGCATGTGATCTTAGGGTGTTCGCCAATGAAGGTAAATACTCGTTTAATTTTGTTAGGTTGGGAATCCATCCCGGTATGGGAAGTTCCTTTCTCGCACCCGAACTTCTGGGCAAAAGCCTGGGAGGAAGACTTTTATTTTCGGGAGAAACATTTACAGGCATTGATGCAAAAAATTGGGGACTTGCCTGGCAATCTCATCCGAAAGCGGAAGTGTATGCAAAGACCAAAGAATTGGCAGTTTATATGGCGGAGGCCGCTCCACTTGCTTTGCAGGAATTGAAACAAAACCTGTATTCCTGGAAGGACCTGGACAGGGCTTTAAAAAAAGAGGCGGAGTCCCAAGCGCGTAATTTTATTTCCGCCGATTTTAAAGAAACTTTGGCGAGTGTGGTGGAAAAAAGACCTCCCGTTTTTATCGGAAAGTAG
- a CDS encoding PilZ domain-containing protein: MAIGRTDSMQELITILESLFEETIVGSDVNIVKHLFYYLKADNREFEFIYEEENLVAAVEEIEADTVSLLIPDIVEKGSRRARVRFEVMNINYQFEVVITDIQQEKIIIKTPTELQSYQLRTNRRIPVDDLFMNFIILFRSLTGGSREVGKNLYAESRFPHLMKEIRKDQPDLKLVNVILTDAIQKVSKDYEIVFYNETKKLTEPETFIKNFLQQTGKTVYIPDCSRIESYIQETNSEFLFNFNSEYKDMIKELGEDFTLEFFESMRKMESRDFFVSYVIAPIRLYEDVVGHVKTYSTAMDRFTISSAQAIYIHELSEILSYAFTKVAIQYGSYETMQSTTRVVDISLDGLLFEIHDKRLFQYLKRHNIIKMFIPLKKEVTLIIRGEIIRYLDKGDHYHLGVNYFSSSPNDMLYLEDFLFDKSMKILSE; encoded by the coding sequence ATGGCGATCGGAAGAACGGACTCAATGCAGGAACTGATTACGATCCTTGAATCTCTTTTTGAAGAGACGATCGTCGGTTCGGACGTAAATATCGTCAAACATCTGTTTTATTACCTAAAAGCGGACAATAGGGAATTCGAGTTCATTTACGAAGAGGAAAACCTGGTGGCAGCCGTGGAAGAAATCGAAGCGGACACCGTCTCACTTCTCATTCCCGATATCGTGGAAAAAGGTTCCAGAAGGGCACGTGTCCGGTTTGAAGTGATGAACATCAACTATCAATTCGAAGTGGTGATTACCGATATCCAGCAGGAAAAGATAATCATCAAAACGCCTACCGAACTTCAGTCCTATCAGCTCAGAACCAATCGAAGGATCCCGGTAGACGATCTTTTTATGAATTTTATCATTCTATTCCGTTCCCTAACGGGAGGATCGAGAGAAGTAGGAAAAAATCTTTACGCAGAAAGCCGATTCCCTCACCTAATGAAGGAAATACGAAAAGACCAGCCGGATCTGAAACTCGTAAATGTAATTCTTACGGACGCGATTCAAAAGGTTTCCAAAGATTATGAAATCGTTTTTTATAACGAAACGAAAAAACTTACGGAGCCGGAAACATTCATTAAAAACTTCCTTCAACAAACCGGCAAAACCGTATACATTCCCGACTGCAGTCGAATCGAGTCTTATATTCAGGAAACAAACAGCGAATTTTTGTTCAATTTCAATTCCGAATACAAAGATATGATTAAGGAACTGGGAGAAGACTTTACACTGGAATTTTTCGAATCCATGAGAAAGATGGAATCAAGAGATTTTTTCGTGTCCTATGTAATCGCTCCCATTCGATTGTATGAGGATGTGGTCGGACATGTAAAAACTTACTCAACCGCAATGGATCGTTTTACGATTTCAAGTGCGCAAGCCATCTATATTCATGAGCTTTCCGAAATCCTAAGTTATGCATTTACCAAAGTTGCGATTCAATATGGTAGCTATGAAACGATGCAAAGTACCACCAGGGTTGTGGATATTTCCTTGGACGGTCTTTTATTCGAGATCCATGACAAACGTTTGTTTCAATACCTGAAGCGCCATAATATCATCAAGATGTTCATCCCTTTGAAAAAGGAAGTAACTTTGATTATACGAGGGGAAATCATAAGATATTTGGACAAAGGGGATCATTACCATCTCGGGGTGAATTATTTCAGCTCCTCCCCGAATGATATGTTGTATCTGGAAGATTTTCTATTTGATAAGAGTATGAAAATTCTGTCCGAATGA